From the genome of Spinacia oleracea cultivar Varoflay chromosome 2, BTI_SOV_V1, whole genome shotgun sequence, one region includes:
- the LOC110795761 gene encoding uncharacterized protein isoform X1, protein METLNSNRIINLHRFRASETRSSCRSTYRRSAAAVVVDVLAFKNKRSAGVLSSSLAWSNIYKTRKNYIGAVFEVQGNNKSVQASAANTGPSGKPWCNWLVGVILSIVLPFASRKWSRILAIKNEIDTVVETVETVVETVETVAKEVAHVAEEMAHQLPEGGKLQNIVCSVANVAEETAKDAHLIDQLIEKVEVDLSKIDPTRKPIRTRPENTGS, encoded by the exons ATGGAAACATTAAACTCGAACCGGATTATAAACCTCCATAGATTCCGAGCTTCCGAGACTCGGTCGTCTTGCCGTTCTACTTACCGGAGAAGCGCCGCCGCCGTCGTCGTCGATGTATTAGCATTCAAGAACAAGAGAAGTGCAGGGGTTTTGAGTTCTTCATTAGCTTGGagcaatatttataaaaccaggAAAAATTACAT TGGGGCAGTTTTTGAAGTTCAAGGCAATAATAAAAGTGTTCAAGCTTCGGCTGCTAATACTGGTCCCTCTGGCAAGCCTTG GTGTAATTGGCTGGTTGGAGTAATTTTGTCAATAGTTTTACCCTTTGCGTCTAGAAAATGGAGTCGGATATTGGCTATTAAAA ATGAAATAGACACGGTGGTGGAGACAGTTGAAACAGTTGTAGAGACAGTTGAAACGGTGGCGAAAGAGGTGGCCCATGTGGCGGAGGAAATGGCCCATCAACTTCCAGAAGGTGGGAAATTGCAGAATATAGTTTGTAGTGTAGCAAATGTGGCGGAAGAGACCGCAAAAGATGCACACTTAATAGATCAACTCATCGAAAAG GTAgaagtagacctgtcaaaaatcgacccgacccgaaaaccgatccgaacccgacccgaaaatactgggtcctga
- the LOC110795761 gene encoding uncharacterized protein isoform X3, with product METLNSNRIINLHRFRASETRSSCRSTYRRSAAAVVVDVLAFKNKRSAGVLSSSLAWSNIYKTRKNYIGAVFEVQGNNKSVQASAANTGPSGKPWCNWLVGVILSIVLPFASRKWSRILAIKNEIDTVVETVETVVETVETVAKEVAHVAEEMAHQLPEGGKLQNIVCSVANVAEETAKDAHLIDQLIEKG from the exons ATGGAAACATTAAACTCGAACCGGATTATAAACCTCCATAGATTCCGAGCTTCCGAGACTCGGTCGTCTTGCCGTTCTACTTACCGGAGAAGCGCCGCCGCCGTCGTCGTCGATGTATTAGCATTCAAGAACAAGAGAAGTGCAGGGGTTTTGAGTTCTTCATTAGCTTGGagcaatatttataaaaccaggAAAAATTACAT TGGGGCAGTTTTTGAAGTTCAAGGCAATAATAAAAGTGTTCAAGCTTCGGCTGCTAATACTGGTCCCTCTGGCAAGCCTTG GTGTAATTGGCTGGTTGGAGTAATTTTGTCAATAGTTTTACCCTTTGCGTCTAGAAAATGGAGTCGGATATTGGCTATTAAAA ATGAAATAGACACGGTGGTGGAGACAGTTGAAACAGTTGTAGAGACAGTTGAAACGGTGGCGAAAGAGGTGGCCCATGTGGCGGAGGAAATGGCCCATCAACTTCCAGAAGGTGGGAAATTGCAGAATATAGTTTGTAGTGTAGCAAATGTGGCGGAAGAGACCGCAAAAGATGCACACTTAATAGATCAACTCATCGAAAAG
- the LOC110795761 gene encoding uncharacterized protein isoform X2, with product METLNSNRIINLHRFRASETRSSCRSTYRRSAAAVVVDVLAFKNKRSAGVLSSSLAWSNIYKTRKNYIGAVFEVQGNNKSVQASAANTGPSGKPWCNWLVGVILSIVLPFASRKWSRILAIKNEIDTVVETVETVVETVETVAKEVAHVAEEMAHQLPEGGKLQNIVCSVANVAEETAKDAHLIDQLIEKV from the exons ATGGAAACATTAAACTCGAACCGGATTATAAACCTCCATAGATTCCGAGCTTCCGAGACTCGGTCGTCTTGCCGTTCTACTTACCGGAGAAGCGCCGCCGCCGTCGTCGTCGATGTATTAGCATTCAAGAACAAGAGAAGTGCAGGGGTTTTGAGTTCTTCATTAGCTTGGagcaatatttataaaaccaggAAAAATTACAT TGGGGCAGTTTTTGAAGTTCAAGGCAATAATAAAAGTGTTCAAGCTTCGGCTGCTAATACTGGTCCCTCTGGCAAGCCTTG GTGTAATTGGCTGGTTGGAGTAATTTTGTCAATAGTTTTACCCTTTGCGTCTAGAAAATGGAGTCGGATATTGGCTATTAAAA ATGAAATAGACACGGTGGTGGAGACAGTTGAAACAGTTGTAGAGACAGTTGAAACGGTGGCGAAAGAGGTGGCCCATGTGGCGGAGGAAATGGCCCATCAACTTCCAGAAGGTGGGAAATTGCAGAATATAGTTTGTAGTGTAGCAAATGTGGCGGAAGAGACCGCAAAAGATGCACACTTAATAGATCAACTCATCGAAAAG gtctag